DNA from Oncorhynchus masou masou isolate Uvic2021 chromosome 5, UVic_Omas_1.1, whole genome shotgun sequence:
caaatagtgattaaatatacacttactttttgaaaatcatcctctgatttgtcatccaaagggtcccaggtataacatgtagtgtcattttgttagataaaatccttctttatttcccaaaaagtctgtttggCGCCATTGATTTGAGTAATCCATTCGTTCAACATGCCAAGATaggaatccgaaaatctacccctaaattTCAAAAAGTGAAATTAcgtttctatttaatcctcagataccctaaaatgtaaacaATCTATAATATTCCATACTGAAATAAGTATGTTCAATCGGAAACTGATATTAGCAGATGCGCCTTGTCTTCATGGTGCACACATGAATTTCCAAGCAGATGTCCTTGTACTAAAACTCATTATTCTTActcgttttggaagaaacaagcaTGAAACCTTTAACAAAGACTACTGACacccagtggaagccataggaattgcatactgGGAGCTAGATTTAACTATTTCCTTATACgttccattgtaagagcatgggctctcaaaataaattctggttggtttttctttggattttctcctaccatatctattgtgttatagtctcctacattattttaacatttctacaaactgtCTTCTATGCATaacctggcttcagggcctgagcaacaggcagtttactttgggcaagtCAGTCtggcggaaattgagaaaaaaggacCCGAGCCTGATGAAGTTTtaaattgtggaatttctttccttcttcctgcatttgagccaatcagttgtgttgtgacaagtatGGGTGGAAaacagaagatagcactattcagtgaaagaccaagtccatatcatggcaagaacagctcaaataatcaaagagaaatgacagtccatcattactttagtaCATGAAGTTCCGTTGATGTGtacaatttcaagaactttgcagttgcaaaaaccatcaagcgctattgTTATATCTAGCTTAGCTGTCAAAAAATGCACATCTTCACAGTTTCACATTGCACATCCCGCTCTCATTCTAAGGACCTGTGCCACTCATTCTGACAACCCATTCATCTGTAAAGCCGCACACTCTCTTAAACCTTAACAACGTACAGTACGACGAACAGCACCATACATAACTGtaacggccgttggtggaagaaggtgaggaccaaagcgcagcgtggtacgtgttcgtcATGTTTATTCGAAACTGAACACTAAAATGCAAAGCAACAAAGagacaaccgaaacagctccgtcaggtgcaacacacactaaacagaaattaactatCCACACcatacaggtgggaaaaggctacctaagtatggttctcaatcagagacaacgatagacagctgcctctgattgagaaccacaccggccaaacaacacagaaatccaaaacatagaaaatgaacacagaatgcccaccctattcgcaccctggcctaaccaaaatagaggataaaaacctctctatggccagggcgtgacaataacagctatgatgaaactggcactcacgaggaccgccacaggaaaggaagacacagagttacctcttctaaaataagggttaaataaaaagttaaatacctctactgcagaggataatttcattagagttacctgcacctcagattgcatcccaaataaatgctttgcagtgttcaagtaacagacacatctcaacatcaactgttcagaggagacaggcATCACGGTCAAATttcaccaataataagaagatacttgctttggccaagaaacacgagcaatggacattagaccagtggaaatctgtcctttggtctgatgagtccaaatttgagatttttggttccaaccactgtcttcgtgagacgcagagtagatgaacggatgatctcttcATGTGTGgttccaactgtgaagcatggagaaggaggtttggtggtgtgggggtgctttactggtgacactgtctgtgatttatttagaattcaaggcacaccagcatgtctaccacagcatttttGCAGAgctacgccatcccatctggtttgcgcttagtgggtgtatcatttgtttttcaacaggacaatgacccaaaacacacctcaaggctatgtaagggctatttgaccaaggagagtgatggagtgctgcatcagatgacctggcctccacaaacacctgatctcaactcaattgagatgatttgggatgagttggaccgcagggtgaaggaaaagcagccaataagtgctcagcagaCCGTAGGATAAGTATtactcatgaagctgtttgagagactgccaagagtgtgcaaagctgtcatcaaggcaaagggtagctactttgaagaatataaaacataacatctattttgatttgtttaacactttttggtttactacatgattccatatgtgttatttcatagttttgatgtcttcactattattctacaatgtagaaaagagtaaaactaaataaaaaccattgaatcagtaggtgtgtccttacttttaactggtactgtacatgtgtgaGAGGTGCTTAGATAGCTATTCAAGGGGAGATTATACCTTTATTGCAAGTAAAACACACCCCAATTTCTTACAAAGACTATCAACATAAAACTAGTTGCACTTAACATTTCTCCTGACAATTTACTTagttgttgagtttatatttctTGGCACGGCACACATTGAAAAAACAATGTAACTTCCCCCTGAAATCAGCATACTGCACTGCCATGTTGGGAAACATGCAGAGTAGAGAACCACCGACAGGGACTGGCACCTGAAGGAAAGCCCCATAGGAATCCACAAGTGTAGAACTCAGCAGCACTCAGTGTAAAGCTGCGGGTCGGCAGCGGTGTGGCCAGGGAGAGCTACCCCCAGGCCTTCTGTATCATCGGTGCAGGATGAGTCGTGTTTATGGGAGGCTGACAGCTCCTTCCTGTATCCCAGGCCCTGAGCCCTCTGTGAGCCCTGGCTGCTGCTGCACTGAaggccgctctctctctctcccccctgactGGGACTGGGCCTGGGAGCGGGCGTGGGTGGGAGCAGTGGGGGGGATGGGATTTGGTGCAGTGGCAGTAAGCAGTGAGGGTTAGCACTTTAGCCCCTCGGCTCCTAGCCTGTCTTTTTTTGGGTGAAGTAGGCCAATGTAAACTCCCATTTCCTGCCGGCCTGTctctgagggggagagatgatcctcctgtgaagagagagagagggctgctTCTCTGCAGGGACActtcacactaacacacatacatatacataaatAGATATACaaccaagagacagagagagtgagagagagagagagagagagagagagagagggagagagaaatacacaaaacacagtggggcTCTGGAATGTTAAACACATGCTTTATGGCATAAATAGCAGCCACTTTTGGTAAATTACAGTGAGTGTTCTGGCACTGGGAAGCGCGCAGCAGGAAAAAGTTCTCCGATTTCAGAACCAGGCATTCTACACTCCCAAAGGAAGAGGAGTGTCATGTACTGTTTTCAGTTATTAAAATGTTTTGAAATATATACAGTAACTCTGAGTGTGGTGAGGGTTATGATATTGTGGGGTTTCAAATGGTAGCTTGTGTTTAAAATGGTTCTACATAAACTTTGTGGCAAAGATCAGATTAAACTACAGAGACATGATTCATACAACAGAAATAGTGATTCCAATGTAGTATTAAGAAGTTTTGACTAACTAGAGAGCATAATCCGACTATAACCGTTACTCACTTCAACTTGCCATGCTGTGTGATTTTATTTGAAGAGCTGATACCTTCGCCTGAGAACACGTTAAAAATGCACAACATAAAACAGCTCTCAATTCATTCCAAGCAGCTGGAACTTAAAAGGCCTGCTGTACAAGAGCATCCAGGTCAAAGGTGCAATGGTAACAACCAAATGACTCATATAAGACTCTTTGTTAGTACACAGCTGTATGAGCAAATGTCTAGAGCTCTTCTTTCTAACTACCCAGACCCAGTGGTTAGCATGTGTCATGTGATTCACTAAACAGACTAAAACTCACAACAGAAGTCTTATCTCCAGCTCTGTGAATATTTCCCTGACTGTGAAGGAAATGATGAGTTTAAGAAGCATGTGGCTAGCTGCTCCAGCTGACAGAGGCTGAGTGGAACAGTTTACATCACCTTCTGCCACAGCCCACGCACCCTCACTGCTCTGTGACCAGACCTGATCACTCAGAAAACCATGGGAACTTGGACTCTCCTGGCTACACAGACTCTGACTCACTGTCTGGGCTACAGAGTAGGAGACTTAAGTCCCTCAAAACAAGGAAATATAGACTTGGAACAAGGTTAAATAAGATGAATGTTGGCCAACAAAtctactctctctttcacacacttgCGCAGTGTTTAAACAGTGGCTGCGGGAGGCGAGTGGCAGGTGGAGACATTGAGCAGGTGCATGCAGTTGTACCTGTCCATCACTCAGTGTGTTCACCTGCCTCTCTCTAAACATCACAATGTCCAACTCAAACTGCTCATCCACAACCAACACACAACATTTACAGTTGCTGAAAGAGAGCCATATCCTAATTATCAGTCTCTAATCAAACATGTATATACCTGGCTGTTGTATAagacttttttttaaatagctaATTTTAAAAGGTAACAACACTTTTTTTAACATAAATTACTTTATTGAATGTAAATCCATCAGCTATGAAATATTTGAAATAGAAGTGAAAGACAAACAAACACAGTAAAACATTGAAATAAGACTACATACAATCTAAACATTGCACTGTAAAACACCACCATATAAGGTTTAGGACTTTTTTATCCATCTCTGTACAGCCAGGGCTGTGAAACCGTGCTTCTATGAGACATTTTATTTGTCCCCTTCTTCCCCCAGTTCTGAGTGTTTGATGCATAATATTAATACACTTAGTCAACATTTAAAAAACTACTACCAGTTGAGGTAAGAAGGCACGGCACATCTTTGGTTTACAATAATACATTTCATAAAACAAGTTTATATCTTACAAAAATGGTGGTTCTCTCTACCATGGTCGAGAACAATGGGAATATTTAACACTGTGGTAACCTGGAGTGCATGGTTTTCAGGAATTTAAACAACATTGAAGGAGCAAAGCTACCATGAGGAATGACGACAGAAACAAATGGCTTTATCCTATTTCGGAAACACATCAGATTACAGTGGGGCTTGGTGTGGTCAAAATAACGGCTTAAGACAAACCCACTGGAGACAAAAGCATACAAAGGGACCAAAGGACTCCATCCTCTTTGTGACGATGACATACTTCCTCTTTCTAGGGGCGGTGGAAGTCACCTGTTATCGGCCCAGTAGAGGTCAGGGCCAGAGCACCTGTTAGCACCCTGTCTATCTACACCACTCTACCAGCgacagctgtgtgtgtatgtcatgcTGAGAGATGTATGCCACCCACGCACCTTTACATCTCTCAgcagctgtgtctgtgtctaggcCATGATGATCCGGAGCTGGCTTGGCCAACACCGAGGCTGGGCTAGACTCAAAAGAACACGGTCACACTAACCCCCATGAGTCTACAATATGTATGAGAAAAAACAATGTTGGGACTGGGAGAATGGCAGGATTACAGAGTTCAGAACATCTACCAGATTTGGCTTGCAATGGGAGGAGTTTGAAAATCTGAGGAGTTCCTTAAATGTGATTGAAACAGAGAAACTGAGATGGCTATGGAAGTTGCATTCAAAGAGATGAGTCAGGGTCAACTTCCTCTTCTACTAGTAAATGGAGGATCTATGGTCTCTGTTGGCAGATTGGTTCAGGCTCCTCTAGTCTTGCTTATGGTATGGGTCTGTAGATGCCCCCACCGCCCTGAGGTCCCTCTGCGGATAACTGCCTGGCTCATTCCTGCTCAcgctgtggaggaggagcagCAGCTGGCTGCACTGTGTTTCTGGAGGAGGGACATGCGGCTGAAGGTACGGGAACACACGCCACATTGGTACTTCTTCACCTCAGCGTGAGTCTGCAGGTGCGCCCGCAGGTTGGAGCGGTCAGCAAAGGCACGGTTACAGTGTTGGCAGGAGAACGGGCGTTCACCTAAGGAGGAGATCGTAGGAGGAGCATGGGTTAGAGATGCATGACACGAACTGTGACTTTAAGGACCACACACACCGCACCGAATGTTGATCTGACGTTcatctgtgtggtgtgttttaggGACCATCTGCTGATGTACGTCTGACTACCGACATTGTCGCACAATTCTACACGAAGACAGACACAGCCGGCACTCTGTTCAGAGGGGCTAAGTACTCTCGGCCCGCAAATGCTATTGGTGTGTCCAAGCCTTTAAGCCTCTGTCTGTATATGAGACGGGGTCTGTGAACCTTGGCTTTGATTAGCAATAAAATGCTAACTTTTCTCCCCCACACAATAATATCAATTTAGCTGTCTCAGGCTAAGCAGAGTGGTTCATTAACACCTTAGTGAATCACCCTCAAAGCTCATTTAAAGGGTAATGATGAATCTGGTGTCAGGCTGGATGAATCACTACCAGACTTGAATTAACATGATTAAATCAGTGCCAAATTAGATTACTACTTTCAAGTTGCTGCTGGTGGTAAGTGGGCAGTTTGATAGAGCTTCCTTATGCTCTTTGTTCCCTTCATCACAAGATAATCCTGCATTCTGTTGTCTCAAACAGTAGCCAGTGATATGATCATTCTCAGTGAGTCATtgttagggctcccgagtggtgcataggtctaaggcactgcatctcagagcaagaggtttcactacagtccctggtttcatttcaggctgtatcacatccagacgtgattgggagtcccatagggtggcgcacaattggcccagcgttgtccgggtttggccagggtaggctgtcattataaataagaatttgttcttaactgaccagcctagttaaataatagatacaataaaacatatatataaaaaatgcaGTAAGGTAGAGTCacaatagagccccacagtggaggtgtcataatacccataaaacctagaggtcaaacagggaaatggttccaattggtTTTCAACCATTCATTATTCctataggggattttagaaacgcTTAAAATGCAGGCTGTGTTtagtgtaggcttaccctggtgtgacgttttgataaccatgtaaatgtttctcggacaaggtgactttcatCAATATATTCGGCTCGATTCACTCTCAGAGTTTTGAAAATGCTaactagcatcaaagtagacatcatgcaagacaacaaatccctgcaagctcctgcacgtcatctctagcTGGCACCTTTGCTAACAGGCACATTTAAAGAAATGTAACCAATTTATTAATTACTACATTTATCTAACAtgagatagttaatccagagattatGACATTTTCCTCAACTTCACAGTCttgtaagtgtttctaaaatcccctatggggaaaaaaatgaattgtgggggaaaaaaactattggAACTATTTCCTTATTTGACCGTTAGATTTTATGGGTactatgactcatactgtggtactctatgaGTGATCAATGACCAACGAGCCCACAGGGCTTCTTCATGTGCTCATGTCTACCACTACACTGTAATGATGATCCAATCAACTGAGTAACCAAACCTCCCTTCCACCAAAGTCATACCAAATGGCAAGTGTAggagttcttaccagtgtgtgtgCGAATGTGGCCGCGCAGCAGCCAGGGCCTGGAGAAGGCTTTCCCGCAGGTGGGGCAGACACAGGGTAGCGTGTGTGAGCGAATGTGCATCTTCAGAGCCCCCAGGCTGGTGTACTCTTTAGGGCAGTGCTTGCAGAAGAAGGCTGGCCTTGCTGCAGTGACTGGGGCCACTCTCTCATCCTCGTTGGGGGCCCCATGACTCCTGGTGCTGGTGCGTTTGGGGCGCTGAGGGGGGTGGTAGGTGTCTGTGGGTTCGGGGCTGGAGGGGTCAGAGGTGCGCCCCTCGTCCTCCTCCCCACTGCTACTGGCACTGCTGCTGAGGCTGGAGGGGGAGCTGAGGTCCAGGGGTCCAGGGGTGGGAGAGGCATCAGTGGGGAATGTGGGGACGTAGAGAGCTGGAAGGAAGCTCACGTCCCATACCAGTCCCGCTGTGTAACAGGTGGTAGCTGAGTTGTTGTCCCCTGCTGGAAGCTCAGCTAGTGGGTACCTCTCCAATGAGGTGGCTGAGGGATGAGGAAAAGGGATAGAATACAGAGGTACATTTACAGCACTGTTGTCAGATACTAAGATGTTTTCATCATGTACATACTATTAATGTAACTGGaaccacacaacacaataaaaaaaaaatattatgatATTTGGATAGGCAACATATTTTCAACTTGTAAAGCAACAACTGCCACTGTCAAGTTTCCCCAGAGTATttttacacacacaaaaaaataagtTTCAGCAAAGCTGAGATTTCATGGGCCATTTCCTCCCACATATTTACATGGGGTAGAAACATGAATGGAAGCTCTGTACAGTTTAGGGGGAACTTTTATAATGGGCCTTACTTGAAAACTGAGAGAGAGTATAATTTGGTTGCCAACAAGGAGAAAGTTGTAATGGAAAAAGTTGTAAAAACTTAagatcatgtaaaaaaaaaaaaaaaaacatatttccaaAGGTTTATTGTAAGGAACACGAATAGATAAAACAGGTGTCACCTATTCTGTAATATTTTATACATGTATGTATTCAGCTTCAtacaaggaataaatacagtaAAGCTTACTCACCATTTTGACACTCCAATTCACTGTAGTTGGGTTTTTTGTTTGCGAAATACTTTTTGACCAAGAAAGACCGAGGCATTTTTCCACTTTGCGAAATATGTGCGCAAAATATCCACTGGTTCAAACTGTGGAAATAGGCAGACGTCTAGGATTTAGATCCACATGAGAATGGCGGTATATAGAAAGAATAAAAGATTACTGAAACGTATAGTCCACCAGTTTGTCTGAACTTGTTCAACTGTGgaccactgtgtgactgtctccAAAATGCTGCTCTCTCTTTGCTGAAATACTCTGACACAGGCAATGGGGGTGTGCTCGCCCCGAGGGCACACCCCACCTACATATGAGCGCAGGAAGCGACACTCGCTAACCCATTCCTTAACAAAAACATGTGCCCCAAAAGCGATAACAATGGCCATCTATCAAATTGACCTGCATACAACACACATCAATGCAATAGTCTTTGACCATTCCGATTACGCAAATTAAACACTTGAGGGCAATAGCGCGCTTCCATAAACAGATTGACCCATCTGGAGACGTGCATGGAGACAATTGCGCAAACGTGTCAGATCACTAAACAGCTCATTTATTCGACTTCGAGACAATAATGATTGTTCTTTAAGACGCCAGTATGTCTGAAACAGGAGAATGATGGTTTGACTGCTGTGTATGTCGATTCTATCAATAGGTCCATAGGCCAACAGTCCAACTGATTAGGCCACATAGGGCGAGACAGTCCTTTTTTTATTGTTTTCTTCAGCATGATCAACGTGCAACATTTGGATAAGGGACTCCTTATTCAGATACGATAAATAATTTAAGTATTGTGGGATTAATACTTGGCAAGCGTTTATTATGTAAAGAAAAATCTACCTGGTCTCAGAGTATTTCGTATTATTATTTAAATCTGGAATTTGCtaaacatacaatatgttacaCATTTGCTAAATGTGTTGTATGCTTTACGAATTTGCCAAACGTttaatatgttacgaattttcaaaacatttttttaatgaattctagctaggtggctaggaATTTGGTTTAGGATTTGGGTTAAGTTTAAGAGTTAagttaaagggttaggggaagggttagcta
Protein-coding regions in this window:
- the LOC135540183 gene encoding protein snail homolog Sna-like gives rise to the protein MPRSFLVKKYFANKKPNYSELECQNATSLERYPLAELPAGDNNSATTCYTAGLVWDVSFLPALYVPTFPTDASPTPGPLDLSSPSSLSSSASSSGEEDEGRTSDPSSPEPTDTYHPPQRPKRTSTRSHGAPNEDERVAPVTAARPAFFCKHCPKEYTSLGALKMHIRSHTLPCVCPTCGKAFSRPWLLRGHIRTHTGERPFSCQHCNRAFADRSNLRAHLQTHAEVKKYQCGVCSRTFSRMSLLQKHSAASCCSSSTA